GTGCGAGCATTGGCTTCGATCTACTGGTCTGATTCCCGGTCACGAGCGGCGCCTGGTAAGCGAGCGAGCGCGCAAACGGCATGGTCTGCGGTTCGGTCATCCACTCGTTCGGAACCCCCTCAGCGACCGGCCCGTTTTGCCGAACGACGATCGCCAGACTTCGCTTGCGAACCAGCGCTGGCGGAAGGGCTCGGAGGTGCCAGTGCAGAATCACCCGGATGGCTTCCGCCGGCGGTGGTTGAACCACTGCTCCTGCGGCATTCACGGGAATGGACTCGATCGACGCGGGTCTTGTCGCCGGACGACCGGCGACAGCTGCGGCCATCTGCTCGATGCTCTCAAGCGAGGGGCGACCGACACCGCTGTCTTCAGAGTTGCGCGTGCGGAGCGTCCAGCGGTCTCCGGGAACGTCCCAGGTCAGTCGGGCTGAACGATCTGCTGAGGTCGCCTCGACGACATGCTCCAACTCCTCACGTGGCGTGAAGAGGCCGAACATCCGACCGGCGCTCCGGTCGACGTGCCGCTCGACGACTTTCAATACGACGGGATTGCCGTAAGGAACCTCATTCGAGCGAACGCGTGTCGTCGGCAAGAACTCGGTGAATGCAGTGACGAGAATCGGCGTTGCCACCACTGCGATGCCGAGCGTCCAGACGACCGCGCGCAGCACCGGCGGGGCGTTTTGCCAGCGGCGGAACTTCGACGTCGTCAGGCCGACTTCGTTCAGGTTCGCAGCGCACTCCGGGCAGGTCTCGCCCGGAAGGCCGAAGACGCTGTAGCCGCATCGGCCGCACGCCAGATCCTCCTCGTTCGCCTCAGCCTCGACGGGCGACAGCCGACGCCTGCGATTGCCGTACCAGGCGAGCACGACCAGCAACACGCCCGTCGCCACGAACGCGGACCAGAACCAGACGGGTGATTCCACCGGGCTGTTGTACCACGACCGCTACAGTCGCCGTCCCTCATGGATGACGCCCTTGTTGCAAACGACGCGATTCAGCTGAGCATCGTCGTGCCGGCGCTCAACGAAGTCGACAACGTCGGGCCGCTCGTCGACGAGGTCGAGGCAGCCATGAACGGTCGAATCGAGCGATTCGAGCTGATCGTCGTCGACGACGGCAGCGACGACGGAACCGACGCGAAGCTAACCGAACTCGCAGGCGATCGGCCGTGGCTCCGCGTCTTGCGACGCGAACAACGCCAGGGCCAGAGCAGTGCCATGGCCGCGGGCATCTTTGCGGCGCGTGGCGAGGCGGTGGCTTTTCTCGACGCCGACCTGCAGAACGACCCGGCCGAGCTGCCGGACATGTTCGATCGCCTCCATCGCGAGAACGTCGATCTCGTCCAGGGCGATCGCTCGCGAAACCGGCGCGACAGCTTCATGAAGCGACGCGCCAGCGTTGTCGGGCGAACGTTCCGACGCGTGTTCCTCGGCGACACAGTCCGCGACACCGGCTGCAGTGCTCGCGTCCTGCGAGCCAGCTACGCGAAGCGGTTGCCGTTGGAGTTCAAGGGCATGCACCGCTTTATCCCGGCGTTCTCGTCGATGTTGGGAGCGAACGTCGTCGAGCACGAGGTCGTCCACCGCTCGCGAGCGGCGGGCGTGACGAAGTACGGCGTTGGCGTTTTCAGCCGAGGCGCGGCAGGATTCATGGATCTGCTGGCAGTGCGATGGATGGGCAAGCGACTTCGGCCGACCGAGACGCGGGAACTGACTGCCTCGAATTGAAGCTCGCGGGCGTGTCACTACGTTGGGGCCGATGCCCGACCGCCCGAACATTCTGTTCGTCCTCTCCGACGACCACGCAGCCCACGCGATTTCCGCCTACAACGCGGCCGGTTTCGGGCCGAAGCTGCTCGACACGCCGAACCTCGATCGCCTGGCGGACGTGGGTGTGCGAGCGGACAATTGCTTTTGTACGAATGCAATCTGCACGCCGAGCCGCGGCAGCATTCTGACCGGTCAGCACACGCACGTTTGCGGCGTTCGCACGCTCCACGACTCGCTCGACAACACGCGCGACTGCCAGATCCAAAAGCTCCTCAAAAC
Above is a window of Planctomycetota bacterium DNA encoding:
- a CDS encoding glycosyltransferase family 2 protein, with the protein product MDDALVANDAIQLSIVVPALNEVDNVGPLVDEVEAAMNGRIERFELIVVDDGSDDGTDAKLTELAGDRPWLRVLRREQRQGQSSAMAAGIFAARGEAVAFLDADLQNDPAELPDMFDRLHRENVDLVQGDRSRNRRDSFMKRRASVVGRTFRRVFLGDTVRDTGCSARVLRASYAKRLPLEFKGMHRFIPAFSSMLGANVVEHEVVHRSRAAGVTKYGVGVFSRGAAGFMDLLAVRWMGKRLRPTETRELTASN